One part of the Tachysurus vachellii isolate PV-2020 chromosome 6, HZAU_Pvac_v1, whole genome shotgun sequence genome encodes these proteins:
- the si:dkey-45k15.1 gene encoding exocyst complex component 3-like protein 4 isoform X2 — translation MAESENAAKKSPSASVTMKTLIRKFSINKKRENEVEAADGTASNTRPMSPDTQKSPTTEDGFRWTNWRSFRRKSKECKETLKESVLEQGATTGTVMEKEITNDCDFTFNILSSSLSVMEIDGLIEKAALKEAYLNILTLQKEIECEQDALGQEDSPVKLVHKEKDLNLLYNNLMKKVINIAYQSCVQPSFNNDLLVQVAGIIQDKENRERDVEGVGDWRGAWRAAIQQGVKETLGKIYLKQSVPCVGEHLELLGKMIVELLVKVKAEILNLYPQSFLVFETYASSCHEYVAEHLKVLLGKVTELKDYNDMLDFVINRYHSEMILSSPSLQPEMKDQKSLTLSDDLLGQMKKAYCDRLQTLYDSLDSVINAEQEEVWKKKVTQKSTKDGIFLSSEVHTNVCEMIKTYSDNCAKIDENLEKMAICKCMEVLKHFPKRFEDEFSKQSRSLLGSDLLDCCLWAEYHIAYINSFSLLKEHMDGYRKKCPGQVEELAIEVDVLIDHLRQALLEQFKAEIEQYLGELMTKKWLTTDTDFNELVNRIETYSGYNKSMRHPSAQTFANDAHYHVVKVYISEMLSNKYSCKGKKNEEAAEKINKQWTELNKLFSEMGSTLDWLHSLGGHISKIIEQEHEKDIKNFLTPLVENYPDISKKQLSAILYFRDSGFLKFERSSAMQCFSELKCHIDNGKTENIGKHTFFSDIK, via the exons ATGGCAGAAAGCGAAAATGCTGCTAAAAAGAGCCCAAGTGCCTCAGTGACTATGAAGACCTTAATAAGGAAAttctcaataaataaaaagagagaaaatgaagtaGAAGCAGCAGATGGCACTGCCTCGAATACCAGGCCTATGTCCCCTGACACACAAA aGTCACCTACAACAGAAGATGGCTTTAGGTGGACAAATTGGAGAAGTTTTAGGCGAAAGTCTAAAGAATGTAAGGAAACATTGAAGGAATCTGTACTAGAACAGGGTGCCACAACTGGTACAGTAATGGAGAAAGAAATCACTAACGACTGTGATTTCACCTTTAATATTTTGTCATCATCTTTGTCTG TAATGGAGATAGATGGTCTCATTGAAAAAGCAGCCTTAAAAGAGGCCTATCTTAATATACTCACTCTGCAGAAGGAGATTGAATGTGAGCAGGACGCACTGGGGCAGGAAGATTCTCCAGTGAAATTAGTCCATAAAGAGAAAGACCTGAATTTACTCTACAACAATCTGATGAAAAAAGTTATTAATATTGCTTATCAATCCTGTGTCCAGCCTTCTTTCAACAATGATCTACTGGTGCAGGTGGCTGGCATCATTCAAGATAAggaaaatagagaaagagatgtGGAGGGAGTGGGGGATTGGAGAGGTGCCTGGAGGGCTGCAATACAGCAAGGAGTTAAAGAGACACTTGGGAAGATTTATCTAAAGCAAAGTGTTCCCTGTGTTGGAGAACACTTGGAGCTTTTGGGTAAAATGATTGTGGAGTTGCTGGTGAAGGTAAAGgcagaaattttgaatttgtATCCACAGAGTTTCCTAGTGTTCGAAACCTATGCTTCATCTTGTCATGAGTATGTAGCTGAACACCTAAAAGTACTTCTGGGAAAGGTCACAGAACTGAAAGATTATAATGACATGCTGGATTTTGTTATCAACCGCTATCATAG TGAGATGATTCTTAGCAGTCCTTCATTGCAGCCTGAGATGAAAGATCAGAAATCTCTCACACTATCTGATGATTTGCTTGGCCAGATGAAGAAAGCATATTGTGACCGTCTACAA aCTCTATATGACTCACTGGACAGTGTCATTAATGCTGAACAGGAGGAAGTATGGAAGAAGAAAGTAACACAGAAGAGTACAAAAGACGGAATATTTCTCAGCTCTGAAGTTCACACAAATGTCTGTGAA ATGATCAAGACATATTCTGATAATTGTGCAAAGATCGACGAGAATCTGGAAAAGATGGCAATATGCAAATGTATGGAAGTCCTGAAACACTTTCCCAAAAG ATTTGAAGATGAGTTTTCAAAGCAGAGCCGTTCCTTGTTGGGTTCAGACTTACTGGACTGCTGTCTGTGGGCTGAATATCACATTGCCTATATCAACAGCTTTAGCTTGCTCAA AGAGCACATGGACGGCTATAGAAAGAAGTGCCCAGGACAAGTGGAAGAGCTTGCGATAGAGGTGGATGTACTCATTGACCATCTAAGACAAGCTTTACTGGAGCAATTTAAAGCAGAAATCGAG cAATATTTGGGTGAGCTAATGACCAAGAAATGGCTTACCACAGACACTGATTTCAATGAACTAGTTAACAGAATAGAGACTTACTCTGGATACAATAAATCCATGAGACATCCATCTGCACAA ACGTTTGCCAATGATGCACATTACCATGTAGTGAAAGTGTACATATCAGAAATGCTGAGTAATAAATATTCCTGCAAAGGCAAGAAGAATGAGGAGGCTGCCGAGAAAATTAATAAGCAGTGGACTGAGCTTAATAAATTGTTCAGTGAAATG GGATCAACCTTAGATTGGCTTCACTCACTAGGAGGTCATATCAGTAAAATCATTGAACAGGAACATGAGAAAGATATAAAGAATTTCTTAACACCATTGGTTGAAAATTACCCTGACATAAG TAAAAAGCAGCTCTCAGCTATTCTATACTTCAGAGACAGTGGTTTTTTGAAGTTTGAGAGGTCATCAGCCATGCAGTGCTTCAGTGAGCTTAAGTGTCACATTGATAATgggaaaacagaaaatattggAAAGCACACCTTCTTCAGTGACATCAAG tga
- the si:dkey-45k15.1 gene encoding exocyst complex component 3-like protein 4 isoform X1, with protein MAESENAAKKSPSASVTMKTLIRKFSINKKRENEVEAADGTASNTRPMSPDTQKSPTTEDGFRWTNWRSFRRKSKECKETLKESVLEQGATTGTVMEKEITNDCDFTFNILSSSLSVMEIDGLIEKAALKEAYLNILTLQKEIECEQDALGQEDSPVKLVHKEKDLNLLYNNLMKKVINIAYQSCVQPSFNNDLLVQVAGIIQDKENRERDVEGVGDWRGAWRAAIQQGVKETLGKIYLKQSVPCVGEHLELLGKMIVELLVKVKAEILNLYPQSFLVFETYASSCHEYVAEHLKVLLGKVTELKDYNDMLDFVINRYHSEMILSSPSLQPEMKDQKSLTLSDDLLGQMKKAYCDRLQKTLYDSLDSVINAEQEEVWKKKVTQKSTKDGIFLSSEVHTNVCEMIKTYSDNCAKIDENLEKMAICKCMEVLKHFPKRFEDEFSKQSRSLLGSDLLDCCLWAEYHIAYINSFSLLKEHMDGYRKKCPGQVEELAIEVDVLIDHLRQALLEQFKAEIEQYLGELMTKKWLTTDTDFNELVNRIETYSGYNKSMRHPSAQTFANDAHYHVVKVYISEMLSNKYSCKGKKNEEAAEKINKQWTELNKLFSEMGSTLDWLHSLGGHISKIIEQEHEKDIKNFLTPLVENYPDISKKQLSAILYFRDSGFLKFERSSAMQCFSELKCHIDNGKTENIGKHTFFSDIK; from the exons ATGGCAGAAAGCGAAAATGCTGCTAAAAAGAGCCCAAGTGCCTCAGTGACTATGAAGACCTTAATAAGGAAAttctcaataaataaaaagagagaaaatgaagtaGAAGCAGCAGATGGCACTGCCTCGAATACCAGGCCTATGTCCCCTGACACACAAA aGTCACCTACAACAGAAGATGGCTTTAGGTGGACAAATTGGAGAAGTTTTAGGCGAAAGTCTAAAGAATGTAAGGAAACATTGAAGGAATCTGTACTAGAACAGGGTGCCACAACTGGTACAGTAATGGAGAAAGAAATCACTAACGACTGTGATTTCACCTTTAATATTTTGTCATCATCTTTGTCTG TAATGGAGATAGATGGTCTCATTGAAAAAGCAGCCTTAAAAGAGGCCTATCTTAATATACTCACTCTGCAGAAGGAGATTGAATGTGAGCAGGACGCACTGGGGCAGGAAGATTCTCCAGTGAAATTAGTCCATAAAGAGAAAGACCTGAATTTACTCTACAACAATCTGATGAAAAAAGTTATTAATATTGCTTATCAATCCTGTGTCCAGCCTTCTTTCAACAATGATCTACTGGTGCAGGTGGCTGGCATCATTCAAGATAAggaaaatagagaaagagatgtGGAGGGAGTGGGGGATTGGAGAGGTGCCTGGAGGGCTGCAATACAGCAAGGAGTTAAAGAGACACTTGGGAAGATTTATCTAAAGCAAAGTGTTCCCTGTGTTGGAGAACACTTGGAGCTTTTGGGTAAAATGATTGTGGAGTTGCTGGTGAAGGTAAAGgcagaaattttgaatttgtATCCACAGAGTTTCCTAGTGTTCGAAACCTATGCTTCATCTTGTCATGAGTATGTAGCTGAACACCTAAAAGTACTTCTGGGAAAGGTCACAGAACTGAAAGATTATAATGACATGCTGGATTTTGTTATCAACCGCTATCATAG TGAGATGATTCTTAGCAGTCCTTCATTGCAGCCTGAGATGAAAGATCAGAAATCTCTCACACTATCTGATGATTTGCTTGGCCAGATGAAGAAAGCATATTGTGACCGTCTACAA aagaCTCTATATGACTCACTGGACAGTGTCATTAATGCTGAACAGGAGGAAGTATGGAAGAAGAAAGTAACACAGAAGAGTACAAAAGACGGAATATTTCTCAGCTCTGAAGTTCACACAAATGTCTGTGAA ATGATCAAGACATATTCTGATAATTGTGCAAAGATCGACGAGAATCTGGAAAAGATGGCAATATGCAAATGTATGGAAGTCCTGAAACACTTTCCCAAAAG ATTTGAAGATGAGTTTTCAAAGCAGAGCCGTTCCTTGTTGGGTTCAGACTTACTGGACTGCTGTCTGTGGGCTGAATATCACATTGCCTATATCAACAGCTTTAGCTTGCTCAA AGAGCACATGGACGGCTATAGAAAGAAGTGCCCAGGACAAGTGGAAGAGCTTGCGATAGAGGTGGATGTACTCATTGACCATCTAAGACAAGCTTTACTGGAGCAATTTAAAGCAGAAATCGAG cAATATTTGGGTGAGCTAATGACCAAGAAATGGCTTACCACAGACACTGATTTCAATGAACTAGTTAACAGAATAGAGACTTACTCTGGATACAATAAATCCATGAGACATCCATCTGCACAA ACGTTTGCCAATGATGCACATTACCATGTAGTGAAAGTGTACATATCAGAAATGCTGAGTAATAAATATTCCTGCAAAGGCAAGAAGAATGAGGAGGCTGCCGAGAAAATTAATAAGCAGTGGACTGAGCTTAATAAATTGTTCAGTGAAATG GGATCAACCTTAGATTGGCTTCACTCACTAGGAGGTCATATCAGTAAAATCATTGAACAGGAACATGAGAAAGATATAAAGAATTTCTTAACACCATTGGTTGAAAATTACCCTGACATAAG TAAAAAGCAGCTCTCAGCTATTCTATACTTCAGAGACAGTGGTTTTTTGAAGTTTGAGAGGTCATCAGCCATGCAGTGCTTCAGTGAGCTTAAGTGTCACATTGATAATgggaaaacagaaaatattggAAAGCACACCTTCTTCAGTGACATCAAG tga